In Nocardioides bizhenqiangii, the DNA window GCCCCCGACCGACGGGCTGCGCTACCGCCTCGCCGACGGCGCACGCGTGATCGTGCGGCCGAGCGGCACCGAGCCGAAGCTCAAGTGCTACCTGGAGGTCGTCGTACCGGTGACCGACGGCGACGTCGACGCGGCCAGGGCCGCCGCCGCGGAGACGCTGGCCGCGATGAAGACCGACTTCGCCGCGACAGCCGGGATCTAGCGCTGCCGGCCCCTCAGACGAGCAGGGTGACGACGAGCGCGACCGCGAGCAGGCACAGGGCCGCGATCTCCGGCCACGCCCAGTCTCTCTGCACGTCGGCGGCCCGGGCCTCCTGCTCGTCGGAGTAGGGCTTGACCCCCAGCCGTTCCCGGGCGTCCTCGGCCAGCTTCTGGATCCGGCGCTCCGCGAAGCCGCCGTACGAGAGCGCGCCGAGCTCCTCGCCGGTGTCGCCGGTGTGCCGGTCGTCGCGCATGCCCTGCCGCCGGCTGCGGCTGATGCCGGCGTTGGTGTAGCGGCGACCTCCGACGCTGACGACGAGCCACTGGCGGATCACGAGTTGCTCGATCGCGGCCAGCGGGATGCGGACGGTGTTGAGCGGGTTGCGGAGCACCAGCCGGTCGCCCTCGACCGCCACCGAAGGACGGAGCACGGCGACCCACAGCAGCATGGCGACGATGCCGCAGACGATGTACGCCGGGGCCTCGTAGCTGTCGTCGATGCCGGTCGCGCCGACGAGGACGAAGACGGCGACGATCACCAGTCCGATGACGCCGAGGATCCGGGTGCTCTGGACGGTGAACCGCTGGACCTGCTCCTCGCCCACGAGCGTGCGCTCCTTGTCCTTCGAGAGTTATCGTCTGACAACTCCCAAGCCTATGCTGGGGTGATGCCAGCCACCGCCGCCACGGAGTCGCCTCAGGGGCTCGCAGCGTACGCCGACGTCACGACCAGCGAGGCCTCGCTGCGCCGCTTCCTGCACGGCCTGCCCGGCGTCGACCAGGTCGGCGCCGAGGCGCGGGCCGCCGGGCTCGGGACCCGGTCGATCAAGACCACCGCCAAGTCGATGGCCCTCGACCTGGCGATCACCATGGTCGACCTCACCACCCTCGAGGGGCAGGACACCCCGGGCAAGGTCCGGGCGCTCGCCAACAAGGCGCTGCGGCCCGATCCCTCCGACCCCTCGTGCCCGTCGGTCGCGGCCGTCTGCGTCTACGGCGACCTGGTCGGTCCCGTGAAGGAGATCGTCGGCGACCGGGTCAACGTGGCCGCCGTCGCCACCGCGTTCCCGAGCGGCCGCGCGTCGATGGAGATCAAGCTCGCCGACACCCGCGACGCCGTCGCCGCGGGCGCCGACGAGATCGACATGGTCATCGACCGCGGCGCGTTCCTCGCCGGCCACTACCTCCAGGTCTTCGACGAGATCGTGGCGGTCAAGGAGGCGTGCCAGCGCCCCGACGGCAGCCACGCCCACCTCAAGGTGATCTTCGAGACCGGCGAGCTGCAGACCTACGACAACGTGCGCCGCGCCTCGTGGCTCGCGATGCTCGCCGGGAGCGACTTCATCAAGACCTCCACCGGCAAGGTCCAGCCGGCGGCGACGCTGCCGGTCACGCTGGTGATGCTGGAGGCGGTCCGCGACTTCCGGGAGGCCACCGGCGTCCAGATCGGCGTCAAGCCGGCAGGCGGCATCCGCACGTCGAAGGACGCGATCAAGTACCTCGTCATGGTCAACGAGGTGGCCGGCCCCGACTGGCTGACCCCCGACTGGTTCCGGTTCGGCGCCTCCACCCTGCTCAACGAGCTGCTGATGCAGCGCACCAAGCAACAGACCGGCCGCTACAGCGGTCCCGACTACTTCACCCTCGACTGAAGGCACCGACATGGTTTCGACAGGCTCAACCACCGAGGCATCAGGCACCACCACCGGGGCACCCATCTTCGACTACGCCCCCGCCCCCGAGTCGCGGGCGATCGTCGACATCAAGCCGTCCTACGGCCTGTTCATCGACGGCGAGTTCGTCGACGGCCACGGCACCTCGTTCAAGACGATCAACCCGGCCACCGAGGAGACCCTCGCCGAGATCGCGGAGGCCGACGAGGCCGACGTCGACCGGGCGGTCCGGGCCGCACGCAAGGCGTTCCGCGGCTGGTCGCGGATGCCGGGCAGGGAGCGCGCCAAGTACCTCTACCGGATCGCGCGGATCATCCAGGAGCGCAGCCGAGAGCTCGCGGTGCTCGAGTCGATCGACAACGGCAAGCCGATCAAGGAGAGCCGTGACGTCGACGTACCGATCATGGCGGCGCACTTCTTCTACCACGCTGGCTGGGCGGACAAGCTGGAGTACGCCGGCCTCGGGTCCAACCCGCAACCGCTCGGCGTCGCCGCGCAGGTGATCCCCTGGAACTTCCCGCTCCTCATGCTGGCGTGGAAGATCGCGCCCGCCCTCGCCTGCGGCAACACCGTGGTGCTCAAGCCCGCCGAGACGACGCCGCTGACCGCGCTCCTCTTCGCCGAGATCTGCCAGCAGGCCGACCTGCCGCCGGGCGTCGTCAACTTCGTGACCGGCGCCGGCGGCACCGGCCAGACCCTCGTGTCCCACCCCGACGTCGACAAGGTCGCGTTCACGGGTTCGACCGCCGTCGGCAAGGCGATCGCCCGCTCGATCGCCGGCACCCCGAAGAAGGCCACCCTCGAGCTCGGCGGCAAGGCCGCCAACATCGTGTTCGACGACGCACCGATCGACCAGGCCGTCGAAGGCATCGTCAGCGGCATCTTCTTCAACCAGGGTCACGTCTGCTGCGCCGGGTCGCGGCTGCTGCTGCAGGAGTCGATCGCCGACGAGGCGATGGCCAAGCTCAAGCGCCGGATGAGCACGCTGCGCGTCGGCGACCCGCTCGACAAGAACACCGACATCGGCGCCATCAACTCCGCAGCGCAGCTGGCCCGGATCCGGGCGCTCGCCGAGATCGGCGAGGACGAGGGCGCCGAGCGCTGGTCCCCGCCGTGCGAGCTGCCGTCCTCGGGCTACTGGTTCCCGCCGACCGTCTTCACCGGGGTCTCCCAGGCCCACCGGATCGCCCGCGAGGAGATCTTCGGCCCGGTGCTGTCGGTGCTGACCTTCCGGACCCCGGCCGAGGCCGTGGAGAAGGCCAACAACACGCCGTACGGCCTGTCCGCCGGGGTGTGGACCGAGAAGGGCTCCTTGATCCTCCACATGGCCGACCAGCTCCGCGCGGGCGTGGTCTGGGCCAACACGTTCAACAAGTTCGACCCCGCCAGCCCGTTCGGCGGCTACAAGGAGTCGGGCTACGGCCGCGAGGGCGGCCGCCAGGGCCTCGCGGGCTACTTGAAGGCAGGTATCTGATGGCCCGGATCGACGTCCGCAAGACCTACAAGCTCTACATCGGCGGGGCGTTCCCCAGGTCGGAGTCCGGTCACTCCTACGAGGTGCAGGACAGCAAGGGGAAGTTCGTGGCCAACGCCGCCAAGGCGTCACGCAAGGACGTGCGGGACGCGGTCGTCGCCGCCCGCAAGGCGTTCCCGGGCTGGGCCGGCCGCACTGCGTACAACCGCGCGCAGATCCTCTACCGGATCGCGGAGGTCATGGAGGACCGCCGGCCGCAGTTCGTGCAGGCGGTCCAGCAGTCCGAGGGCCCTTCGACAGG includes these proteins:
- the deoC gene encoding deoxyribose-phosphate aldolase produces the protein MPATAATESPQGLAAYADVTTSEASLRRFLHGLPGVDQVGAEARAAGLGTRSIKTTAKSMALDLAITMVDLTTLEGQDTPGKVRALANKALRPDPSDPSCPSVAAVCVYGDLVGPVKEIVGDRVNVAAVATAFPSGRASMEIKLADTRDAVAAGADEIDMVIDRGAFLAGHYLQVFDEIVAVKEACQRPDGSHAHLKVIFETGELQTYDNVRRASWLAMLAGSDFIKTSTGKVQPAATLPVTLVMLEAVRDFREATGVQIGVKPAGGIRTSKDAIKYLVMVNEVAGPDWLTPDWFRFGASTLLNELLMQRTKQQTGRYSGPDYFTLD
- a CDS encoding aldehyde dehydrogenase family protein produces the protein MVSTGSTTEASGTTTGAPIFDYAPAPESRAIVDIKPSYGLFIDGEFVDGHGTSFKTINPATEETLAEIAEADEADVDRAVRAARKAFRGWSRMPGRERAKYLYRIARIIQERSRELAVLESIDNGKPIKESRDVDVPIMAAHFFYHAGWADKLEYAGLGSNPQPLGVAAQVIPWNFPLLMLAWKIAPALACGNTVVLKPAETTPLTALLFAEICQQADLPPGVVNFVTGAGGTGQTLVSHPDVDKVAFTGSTAVGKAIARSIAGTPKKATLELGGKAANIVFDDAPIDQAVEGIVSGIFFNQGHVCCAGSRLLLQESIADEAMAKLKRRMSTLRVGDPLDKNTDIGAINSAAQLARIRALAEIGEDEGAERWSPPCELPSSGYWFPPTVFTGVSQAHRIAREEIFGPVLSVLTFRTPAEAVEKANNTPYGLSAGVWTEKGSLILHMADQLRAGVVWANTFNKFDPASPFGGYKESGYGREGGRQGLAGYLKAGI
- a CDS encoding Asp23/Gls24 family envelope stress response protein translates to MGEEQVQRFTVQSTRILGVIGLVIVAVFVLVGATGIDDSYEAPAYIVCGIVAMLLWVAVLRPSVAVEGDRLVLRNPLNTVRIPLAAIEQLVIRQWLVVSVGGRRYTNAGISRSRRQGMRDDRHTGDTGEELGALSYGGFAERRIQKLAEDARERLGVKPYSDEQEARAADVQRDWAWPEIAALCLLAVALVVTLLV